In Juglans microcarpa x Juglans regia isolate MS1-56 chromosome 4S, Jm3101_v1.0, whole genome shotgun sequence, a single window of DNA contains:
- the LOC121263609 gene encoding aspartate aminotransferase, cytoplasmic, whose product MRPQVTSTEAHCIGTPRAFSSSIDRRLNTLARHLVAPLLLLDSQTRNDIMSASPTSGFHADSVFAHIDRAPEDPILGVTVAYNKDPSPIKLNLGVGAYRTEEGKPLVLNVVRQAEQQLVNDRSRVKEYLPIVGLADFNKLSAKLILGADSPAVQENRVTTVQCLSGTGSLRVGGEFLARHYHQRTIYIPLPTWGNHPKVFTLAGLSVKTYRYYDPATRGLNFQGLLEDLGSAPSGAIVLLHACAHNPTGVDPTIQQWEQIRQLMRSKSLLPFFDSAYQGFASGSLDADAQPVRMFVADGGECFVAQSYAKNMGLYGERVGALSIVCKTADVASRVESQLKLVIRPMYSNPPIHGASIVATILKDRDMYNEWTIELKAMADRIISMRQKLLDALRARGTPGDWSHIIKQIGMFTFTGLNSEQVAFMTREYHIYMTSDGRISMAGLSSKTVPHLADAIHAAVTRVV is encoded by the exons ATGCGCCCACAGGTAACCTCAACCGAAGCCCATTGTATTGGTACACCTCGTGCTTTTTCTTCATCAATCGATCGAAGGTTGAACACTCTGGCGAGACACCTTGTTGCCCCATTGCTCCTGTTGGACTCTCAGACTCGGAACGATATCATGTCTGCCTCTCCCACCTCCGGCTTTCATGCCGATTCCGTCTTCGCTCACATCGATCGCGCTCCCGAAGATCCCATCCTCggg GTAACTGTTGCATATAACAAAGATCCAAGCCCCATTAAGCTGAATTTGGGAGTTGGCGCTTACCGGACCGag GAAGGCAAACCTCTTGTTCTGAATGTAGTGAGACAAGCAGAGCAGCAGCTTGTTAATGACAG GTCACGCGTGAAGGAGTATCTTCCGATTGTGGGACTAGCAGACTTCAATAAATTGAGTGCTAAACTCATTCTTGGTGCTGACAG CCCTGCCGTTCAAGAGAACAGGGTTACAACTGTCCAATGCTTGTCTGGTACTGGCTCATTGAGAGTCGGTGGTGAATTTTTGGCGAGACATTATCATCAA CGCACAATATACATTCCCCTGCCAACATGGGGAAACCATCCAAAAGTATTTACTCTAGCAGGTCTATCTGTGAAAACGTACCGCTATTATGATCCAGCAACACGTGGGCTGAACTTCCAAG GCCTCCTAGAAGACCTTGGCTCTGCCCCATCTGGAGCTATTGTGTTGCTCCATGCATGTGCACACAACCCTACTGGTGTTGATCCAACCATTCAGCAGTGGGAGCAGATCAGGCAGCTGATGAGATCAAAAAGTTTATTGCCTTTCTTCGACAGTGCTTATCAA GGTTTTGCAAGTGGAAGTCTGGATGCAGATGCACAGCCGGTTCGTATGTTTGTTGCCGATGGCGGTGAATGCTTTGTAGCTCAGAGTTATGCCAAGAACATGGGACTCTATGGTGAACGTGTTGGCGCCTTGAGCATA GTCTGCAAGACAGCTGATGTTGCAAGCAGGGTTGAGAGCCAGCTTAAACTTGTCATCAGACCAATGTATTCAAACCCACCCATTCATGGTGCATCTATTGTGGCTACAATCCTCAAGGACAG GGACATGTACAATGAATGGACTATTGAATTGAAGGCAATGGCTGACCGTATTATCAGCATGCGCCAGAAACTTTTGGATGCCTTACGCGCTAGAG GTACACCAGGGGACTGGAGTCATATTATTAAGCAGATTGGAATGTTTACTTTCACGGGATTGAACTCGGAACAAGTTGCTTTCATGACAAGAGAATACCACATATACATGACTTCTGATGG GAGAATTAGCATGGCAGGCCTGAGCTCCAAGACGGTCCCCCATCTTGCAGATGCAATTCATGCGGCAGTTACTCGCGTGGTCTGA
- the LOC121263610 gene encoding uncharacterized protein LOC121263610 encodes MAMIGDALRQAFMPKHEYESLREEEKAWGKLQRPFVMASMASICLVLIVCTIISLSIVFPPDIGKRPFCSDERLQPLTINTKGGGDSDLFPGAFYLTDQETVDYYWMVVFLPSILIFFVSVVYLVAGITVAFAAPARHGCLKVVENNYCASKRGGIRCLSLLNTIFAIIFGLLALFLGSTLLTLGNSCSVPLFWCYEFTSWGLVILYGGTAFFLRRKAAVILGEVDFSARNLGLEMLEANPLEVTPEVERRVNEGFKTWMGSSLLSSDEEDEPESYQEVPPPHIVQF; translated from the exons ATGGCGATGATCGGCGACGCGCTTCGCCAAGCGTTCATGCCGAAGCATGAGTACGAGAGCCTCCGGGAGGAAGAAAAGGCGTGGGGCAAACTTCAGAGACCTTTCGTAATGGCTTCCATGGCTTCCATCTGCCTAGTACTAATTGTATGTACCATTATTAGTTTGAGCATAGTGTTCCCGCCCGACATTGGGAAGAGGCCATTTTGCAGTGATGAAAGGCTTCAGCCACTGACTATTAACACGAAAGGAGGGGGCGATTCCGATCTGTTTCCTGGCGCGTTTTATCTCACGGACCAGGAGACTGTGGATTACTACTGGATGGTTGTGTTCCTTCCCTCCATCTTAATTTTCTTCGTCTCGGTTGTCTATCTTGTTGCAG GAATCACTGTTGCTTTTGCTGCTCCAGCAAGACATGGGTGCTTGAAGGTAGTCGAAAATAATTACTGTGCCTCAAAAAGAg GTGGCATTCGTTGTCTCTCTCTGCTGAATACTATCTTCGCAATCATTTTTGGTCTTCTTGCATTATTTCTTGGATCAACGCTCCTCACATTAGGTAACAGCTGTTCTGTGCCCCTGTTTTGGTGCTATGAGTTCACATCATGGGGGCTGGTTATTTTGTATGGAGGAACTGCATTCTTCCTAAGAAGGAAAGCAGCCGTGATTCTTGGTGAGGTAGATTTTAGTGCTAGAAACCTTGGGCTGGAAATGCTGGAAGCTAATCCCTTGGAAGTCACACCAGAGGTGGAAAGGCGTGTTAATGAAGGGTTTAAGACATGGATGGGGTCGTCCCTCTTATCCTCTGACGAAGAAGATGAACCCGAAAGTTATCAGGAAGTGCCTCCTCCTCATATTGTTCAATTCTAA